A window of Desulfuromonas sp. contains these coding sequences:
- the ftsE gene encoding cell division ATP-binding protein FtsE: protein MVRLYNVCKSYTQEASALADVNLQVAKGELIYLTGPSGAGKSTLLKLLYGAEKPSRGQILINGQNVTRMGGARIPQLRRRLGVIFQDFKLLSRRTVFENVAFPLEVQGKKRFEVSKKVYQTLKLVGLESKLQRCPQELSGGEQQRVAIARALVVDPLVLLADEPTGNLDPEVSMEIMELFKGANARGSTILLATHDRELIRRFPRRLITLREGRVVEDREA, encoded by the coding sequence ATGGTCAGGCTCTACAATGTCTGCAAGTCCTACACCCAGGAAGCCTCCGCGCTGGCCGATGTCAATCTGCAGGTCGCCAAGGGGGAACTGATTTATCTGACCGGCCCTTCGGGGGCCGGGAAGTCGACTTTGCTCAAGCTTCTCTATGGGGCCGAAAAACCGAGCCGGGGGCAGATCCTGATCAACGGCCAGAACGTGACCCGCATGGGGGGCGCCAGGATCCCTCAACTGCGCAGGCGCCTGGGAGTCATTTTTCAGGACTTCAAGCTTTTGTCCCGGCGGACCGTTTTCGAAAACGTGGCCTTTCCCCTCGAAGTTCAGGGGAAGAAACGTTTCGAGGTCAGCAAAAAGGTCTACCAGACCCTTAAACTCGTCGGCCTGGAGAGCAAGCTCCAGCGATGCCCCCAGGAACTCTCCGGCGGCGAACAGCAGCGGGTGGCTATCGCCCGGGCCCTTGTCGTCGATCCCCTGGTCCTTCTGGCCGATGAGCCGACCGGGAATCTCGACCCCGAAGTGTCCATGGAGATCATGGAACTGTTCAAGGGAGCCAACGCCCGGGGGTCCACAATTCTGCTGGCTACCCACGACCGCGAGCTGATCCGCCGTTTTCCCCGAAGGCTGATCACTCTTCGGGAGGGGCGGGTCGTGGAAGACCGGGAAGCCTGA
- a CDS encoding type II secretion system protein has product MRQTVYKKRGSRGFTLIELLIVMSIVGILASFAVPSYKKSVIKARETVLLEDLYQMRRAIDAYFADSTRYPDSLEDLVFDKYLRNVPRDPFTGQQDSWTTVPPEPSQEGELAEGGVFDVHSGSDRVGLNGVPYAEW; this is encoded by the coding sequence ATGCGGCAAACTGTTTATAAAAAACGAGGCTCGCGGGGCTTCACCCTCATCGAACTGCTTATCGTCATGTCCATTGTCGGCATCCTTGCAAGTTTCGCGGTGCCCAGTTACAAGAAGAGCGTCATTAAAGCCCGGGAGACTGTCCTGCTGGAGGATCTCTACCAGATGCGGCGGGCCATCGACGCTTACTTTGCGGACTCGACCCGATATCCTGATTCCCTCGAAGACCTGGTCTTTGACAAGTACCTGCGGAATGTCCCCCGTGATCCCTTCACCGGGCAGCAGGACAGTTGGACGACGGTCCCCCCCGAGCCCTCTCAGGAGGGGGAATTGGCCGAGGGTGGCGTTTTCGATGTTCACAGCGGTAGCGACCGGGTCGGGTTGAACGGCGTCCCCTACGCTGAGTGGTAA
- a CDS encoding S41 family peptidase, producing MSTGQVNRPATAEATSQYQDLELFTDVLSIVRKSYVEEVEIRDLIHGAINGMLANLDPHSSFMPPEMYREMRIDTRGEFGGLGIEITIRDGVLTIVSPIEDTPAFREGLQAGDQIIKIEDKFTKDMTIMDAVKLMRGPRGAEITITVMRDSFDKPLDFTIVREIIKVKSVKARTLEDGYGYLRIAQFQERTAEDLHDSLDLLREENGGELKGLILDMRNNPGGLLDQAVEVADTFQAEGLIVYTEGREDGSQMKFVAHQKGTEPPYPMVVLINGGSASASEIVAGALQDQDRAIILGTQSFGKGSVQTIIPLSDESGLRLTTARYYTPNGTSIQARGIVPDIIVKPVEVKELQDVVHFREKDLKNHFETPGNGEPEAEPEPEKAHRLEGGDRDYYPLMRALDLLKGWHILRDLNRAA from the coding sequence ATGTCGACCGGGCAGGTCAATCGCCCCGCCACCGCCGAGGCGACATCCCAATACCAGGACCTGGAGTTGTTCACCGATGTCCTCTCCATCGTGCGCAAGAGTTACGTGGAGGAGGTCGAGATCAGGGACCTCATCCATGGGGCCATCAACGGCATGTTGGCGAACCTCGACCCCCATTCGAGCTTCATGCCTCCGGAGATGTACCGGGAGATGCGCATTGACACCCGCGGCGAGTTCGGGGGGCTTGGCATCGAGATCACCATCCGGGACGGGGTGCTGACGATCGTCTCCCCCATCGAAGACACCCCTGCTTTCCGGGAGGGGCTGCAGGCCGGCGATCAGATCATCAAAATCGAGGACAAGTTCACCAAGGACATGACCATCATGGATGCTGTCAAGCTGATGCGCGGCCCCAGGGGGGCTGAGATCACAATTACCGTGATGCGCGACAGTTTTGACAAGCCTCTCGACTTCACTATCGTGCGCGAGATCATCAAGGTTAAAAGCGTCAAGGCCCGGACCCTGGAAGACGGCTACGGCTACCTGCGTATCGCCCAGTTCCAGGAGCGCACCGCCGAGGACTTGCACGACTCTCTGGACCTGCTGCGGGAAGAGAACGGGGGCGAGTTGAAGGGGCTGATCCTCGATATGCGCAACAACCCCGGGGGGCTGCTCGACCAGGCGGTGGAGGTGGCCGACACCTTTCAGGCCGAGGGGCTCATTGTCTATACCGAGGGGCGCGAGGATGGCAGTCAGATGAAATTCGTCGCACACCAAAAGGGGACCGAGCCCCCTTATCCGATGGTGGTGCTCATCAACGGCGGCAGCGCCAGCGCATCGGAAATCGTGGCCGGCGCCCTGCAGGACCAGGATCGAGCCATCATCCTCGGCACCCAGAGCTTTGGCAAAGGTTCGGTCCAGACCATTATCCCCCTGAGCGACGAATCGGGTCTGCGGCTGACCACGGCCCGCTACTACACTCCCAACGGCACCTCCATCCAGGCCCGGGGGATCGTCCCCGACATCATCGTCAAGCCGGTGGAAGTCAAGGAACTCCAGGATGTCGTCCATTTCCGGGAAAAGGACCTGAAGAACCATTTCGAAACCCCCGGGAACGGGGAGCCCGAAGCCGAACCGGAACCTGAGAAGGCCCACCGTCTGGAGGGGGGAGACCGGGATTACTACCCGTTGATGCGGGCGTTGGACCTGCTCAAGGGGTGGCATATCCTCAGGGACTTGAACCGGGCCGCCTGA
- a CDS encoding divergent polysaccharide deacetylase family protein, with translation MKVTLAAVFLVVFLIVSLVLLSHLRQRLSPFSVPFEPPEAVSLPIEDVRVELESLLLRSGASLDRLETSAEGETLHWAVRGPFPPQQVLQQFARRLERISPDIALESMAAEGTLRVLFRGRACALLIFSPTQREPETKPPRVAIIMDDLGRDLKTARALLDIDLPVTLAILPTSAKAAQVAALGHRHGREILIHIPMEPQSYPATDPGRGALFVNLGPKEIRRRMKSQLQKIPHAVGGNNHMGSRFTESREGMAVVMEVMREAGLFFVDSRTTGGSVVFSEARRAGVPALVRDRFLDNRQDVNAIAEQIRSLARLARSRGSAVGICHPYPQTLEALRREAGIFRELGVEVVSVAQLLEDVSARTP, from the coding sequence ATGAAGGTGACCCTGGCGGCGGTTTTCCTGGTCGTCTTCCTAATCGTTTCCCTGGTCCTCCTCTCCCATCTGCGCCAGCGGCTTTCCCCGTTCTCCGTCCCGTTCGAGCCCCCGGAAGCCGTTTCCCTCCCCATCGAAGACGTTCGGGTGGAACTGGAGAGTCTGCTGCTGCGAAGCGGGGCGTCCCTGGATCGCCTGGAGACCTCCGCGGAGGGAGAGACGCTTCATTGGGCCGTGCGCGGGCCCTTTCCCCCGCAGCAGGTCCTGCAGCAGTTCGCCCGTCGCCTTGAGCGCATCTCCCCTGACATCGCGCTGGAATCGATGGCCGCCGAGGGCACACTGCGGGTGTTGTTTCGGGGCCGCGCATGCGCCCTGCTGATATTCTCACCCACCCAGCGGGAGCCGGAGACGAAGCCGCCGCGCGTGGCCATCATCATGGACGATCTGGGGCGGGATCTGAAGACCGCCCGGGCCCTGCTGGACATCGACCTGCCGGTGACCCTGGCGATCCTGCCGACGAGCGCCAAGGCCGCCCAGGTGGCCGCCCTGGGTCACCGCCACGGCCGCGAAATTTTAATCCATATCCCTATGGAGCCCCAGAGCTATCCCGCGACCGACCCGGGGCGGGGTGCGCTTTTCGTTAACCTCGGCCCGAAGGAAATCAGGCGGCGCATGAAGAGCCAACTGCAGAAAATTCCTCACGCGGTCGGAGGCAACAATCATATGGGCTCCCGGTTTACCGAGAGCAGGGAGGGGATGGCGGTGGTCATGGAGGTCATGAGGGAGGCGGGGCTGTTTTTTGTGGACAGCCGGACGACGGGAGGTTCGGTCGTCTTCAGCGAAGCTCGAAGGGCAGGGGTCCCGGCGCTGGTTCGGGACAGGTTCCTGGATAACCGCCAGGATGTGAATGCGATCGCGGAGCAGATCCGCTCCCTGGCCCGACTGGCACGCAGTCGGGGAAGCGCTGTGGGCATCTGCCATCCCTACCCTCAGACCCTGGAGGCGCTGCGGCGGGAGGCGGGAATCTTTCGCGAATTGGGAGTGGAGGTGGTCTCCGTCGCCCAGCTCCTGGAGGATGTGTCGGCTAGGACGCCCTGA
- a CDS encoding cohesin domain-containing protein, translating to MDRSIIIKAVVFLALLGLFTGCAAQRAFLAGEDLTQEGRFDEAVAKYSEAVAARPESHEYRMMLQNARVKAAQKHLEQGRFYLDEGRFPEAVAELRLAGGLDPTLEVAGQERRRAEELIRAQFLVAEAEGFIEARRLSQARNTLNKALVLDPGNSGALGLLDRLEQEQRTVIDGFELDLSSEKPITLKFKEAKIEEVFNILSRLSGINFIFDKELKSQKVTVLLENVTFVQALELLLDMNKLDKKVLNSKTIILYPKTKDKGKQYQDFIIQTFYLSNIDAKKAVNLLRTMLQLRKIYVHEELNALVIRDTPEVIKLAQQIIVAADRADAEVVFDLELLEVSHGNDLSFGPKLSSYSVSGGYGGAPGADTLVADGLSPGGSTANLIGSLSSLESFYTLPTASFDFAKTLTDSEILANPKIRVKNKDKGKVHIGTREPVITVTTTGDTSTDNIQYVDVGVKLDVEPTIQLDNTVVTKLSLEVSSVSDRTTTTNGSVALTITTTNAQSVLTLKDGQQTVIGGLIRDDFSKSKTTFPLLGRLPLIGDLISGHTRNKQKREILLSITPHIVKAVELPRSNIASIWSGKEDDFKAGPSMGSFATASFEPDAEMALPSSAPAKKLASAGRSAGQNMAPPGETSGIAQAIPEAGSDMPTLLFFEGRSDVEVNQEFSLQVHVSGARDLYSAPLFVNYDPEAVEFVRAEEGDFLGSEGRATVFSSSAVGEEGQLIVGHKVAKGMEGASGDGILFELVFKAKAAGRTNIDLGGVNFQDSTGRSLPAEAGGQALEVR from the coding sequence ATGGACCGTTCCATAATCATCAAGGCAGTTGTTTTTCTGGCCCTGCTCGGGTTGTTTACCGGATGTGCGGCACAAAGGGCTTTTCTGGCCGGGGAGGACCTGACTCAGGAGGGCCGATTCGACGAGGCGGTGGCCAAATACTCCGAGGCGGTCGCGGCTCGTCCGGAAAGCCACGAGTATCGGATGATGCTGCAGAACGCCCGGGTGAAGGCGGCCCAGAAGCATCTGGAGCAGGGCCGTTTTTATCTTGATGAAGGCAGGTTCCCGGAGGCCGTGGCCGAGTTGCGTTTGGCGGGGGGGCTTGACCCGACTCTCGAGGTGGCCGGACAGGAAAGGCGGCGTGCCGAGGAATTGATCCGGGCCCAGTTCCTGGTCGCCGAGGCCGAAGGATTCATCGAGGCCCGTCGCTTGTCCCAGGCCCGCAACACCCTTAACAAGGCCCTGGTCCTTGACCCCGGCAATTCGGGGGCCCTGGGGTTGCTCGACAGGTTGGAGCAGGAACAGCGAACGGTCATCGACGGGTTTGAGCTGGATCTCAGCTCGGAAAAGCCGATTACTCTCAAATTCAAAGAGGCCAAGATCGAGGAGGTGTTCAATATCCTCTCCCGCCTCTCCGGGATCAATTTCATTTTTGACAAGGAGCTGAAAAGCCAGAAGGTGACAGTGCTCCTTGAAAACGTCACCTTTGTTCAGGCCTTGGAACTGCTTCTCGACATGAACAAACTGGACAAAAAGGTCCTCAATTCCAAGACCATCATTCTCTACCCCAAGACCAAGGACAAGGGCAAGCAGTACCAGGACTTTATTATCCAGACTTTTTACCTGTCCAATATCGATGCCAAAAAGGCGGTAAACCTGTTGCGCACCATGCTTCAGTTGCGCAAAATCTATGTCCACGAGGAACTCAACGCCCTTGTTATCCGCGACACGCCTGAGGTCATCAAGCTGGCGCAGCAGATCATCGTGGCCGCCGACCGGGCCGATGCGGAAGTCGTCTTTGACCTGGAACTGCTTGAGGTCAGTCACGGCAACGATCTCAGCTTCGGCCCCAAATTGAGCAGCTACTCCGTCAGTGGCGGTTACGGCGGTGCTCCGGGGGCCGACACCCTGGTCGCCGACGGCCTCAGCCCGGGCGGGTCAACAGCCAACCTGATCGGGAGCCTGAGCAGCCTGGAGTCGTTCTACACCCTGCCGACGGCCTCCTTCGATTTCGCCAAAACCCTGACCGACTCGGAGATCCTTGCCAATCCCAAGATCCGGGTCAAGAACAAGGACAAGGGCAAGGTGCATATCGGCACCCGTGAGCCTGTCATCACCGTCACTACCACGGGGGACACAAGCACCGACAATATCCAGTACGTGGACGTCGGCGTGAAGCTGGACGTCGAGCCGACCATCCAGCTCGACAACACGGTTGTGACCAAGCTGTCTCTCGAGGTCAGCAGCGTTTCCGACCGGACCACAACGACCAACGGCTCCGTCGCCCTCACCATCACCACAACCAACGCCCAGAGCGTCCTCACTCTCAAGGACGGCCAGCAAACCGTGATCGGGGGCCTGATTCGGGACGATTTTTCCAAGAGCAAAACCACCTTCCCCCTTCTGGGGCGTCTGCCCCTGATCGGCGATCTCATCTCCGGCCATACCCGCAACAAGCAGAAACGGGAGATCCTCCTCTCCATTACGCCTCATATCGTCAAGGCCGTTGAGTTGCCGCGATCGAATATCGCGAGCATCTGGTCGGGGAAGGAAGACGACTTTAAAGCCGGCCCCAGCATGGGCTCTTTTGCCACCGCGTCTTTCGAGCCCGATGCGGAGATGGCCTTGCCGTCGTCCGCCCCGGCGAAAAAGCTGGCTTCCGCCGGGCGCTCAGCCGGCCAGAATATGGCCCCTCCCGGGGAGACTTCGGGCATTGCCCAGGCCATTCCCGAAGCAGGCTCCGATATGCCCACACTTCTCTTTTTCGAGGGACGCTCCGATGTGGAGGTGAACCAGGAATTTTCACTGCAAGTTCATGTTTCCGGGGCCCGCGACCTGTACAGCGCTCCCCTTTTCGTGAATTACGATCCCGAAGCGGTCGAGTTTGTCCGTGCCGAGGAGGGGGACTTCCTGGGCAGTGAGGGCAGGGCGACGGTTTTCTCTTCCAGCGCAGTCGGGGAGGAAGGGCAACTGATCGTCGGGCACAAGGTGGCCAAGGGGATGGAGGGCGCCAGCGGCGACGGAATCCTGTTCGAGCTTGTATTCAAAGCCAAGGCCGCCGGCAGGACCAACATCGATCTCGGCGGGGTCAATTTCCAGGATTCGACCGGGCGGTCCCTGCCGGCAGAGGCCGGCGGCCAGGCCCTGGAGGTTCGCTAG
- a CDS encoding type II secretion system protein: MGSLGGVLRNRRGLTLVELIIAMAILSVLAAAVLPMAEVAGKRAKEIELRRSLRLIRTAIDEYKADFDDAVQKKKIIPALGENGYPPDLETLLQGEDFGGLYTIRRRYLRRIPRDPFDKYDEGRGLRAYADDPDSTVWGGEDVFDVFTQSDGIALDGTAYNTW; encoded by the coding sequence ATGGGTTCGCTCGGGGGGGTTCTTCGTAATCGGCGGGGGTTGACCCTGGTCGAGCTGATTATCGCCATGGCCATCCTTTCGGTGCTCGCCGCGGCAGTGCTGCCCATGGCCGAAGTGGCTGGCAAGCGGGCCAAGGAGATCGAATTGCGCCGCTCCCTGCGCCTGATCCGCACCGCCATCGATGAGTACAAGGCCGACTTCGACGATGCGGTCCAAAAGAAGAAGATCATTCCGGCTCTCGGTGAAAACGGTTACCCCCCGGACTTGGAAACCCTTTTGCAGGGTGAGGACTTCGGCGGGCTCTACACTATCAGGCGTCGCTACTTGCGCCGCATTCCAAGAGACCCTTTTGACAAGTACGACGAGGGGCGGGGGCTGCGCGCTTATGCCGACGATCCCGACTCCACCGTCTGGGGCGGGGAGGACGTGTTCGACGTCTTTACCCAGTCCGACGGCATCGCCCTGGACGGCACAGCCTACAACACGTGGTAG
- the pilO gene encoding type 4a pilus biogenesis protein PilO yields the protein MSEGHLLAAVWRQNRICPILVVALVVLNIVAYLAASRLAEPRVQGLERTLIEKQALLRRAGQKAGSAVSPQTLFHKGEDGLAAFREAVPDKTEFSSLIGEVFSLAQGAGLSIDRITYNPEEVAERGLLEYGLVFSVAGDYSQIKKFIHSVEQSRRLVIIDEVSLGGSGAGKGSEVALRISFTTYFKSEDS from the coding sequence ATGAGTGAAGGACACCTTCTCGCGGCCGTTTGGCGGCAGAACAGAATCTGCCCCATTCTGGTCGTGGCCTTAGTGGTGCTGAACATCGTGGCCTACCTGGCGGCTAGCCGTCTGGCGGAACCGCGCGTTCAGGGCTTGGAGCGGACCCTGATCGAAAAGCAGGCCCTGCTGAGGCGGGCCGGGCAGAAGGCGGGCAGTGCCGTCTCGCCCCAGACCTTGTTCCACAAGGGGGAGGATGGTCTCGCGGCTTTCCGTGAGGCGGTCCCCGACAAGACCGAGTTTTCCTCCCTCATCGGAGAGGTCTTCTCCCTTGCCCAGGGGGCGGGTCTGTCCATCGATCGCATCACCTATAACCCCGAGGAAGTGGCCGAAAGAGGGTTGCTGGAGTATGGTCTTGTCTTTTCCGTGGCCGGTGACTACTCCCAGATCAAGAAGTTCATTCATTCCGTGGAACAATCCCGGCGCCTGGTCATTATTGACGAGGTATCCCTGGGCGGCAGCGGGGCCGGGAAAGGCAGCGAAGTCGCACTGCGGATCAGTTTCACAACCTATTTCAAATCGGAAGATTCATGA
- the ftsX gene encoding permease-like cell division protein FtsX: MVERFIYFSRRALRNMRQSPFLCAAAVGTMAVSLSLVAFFALVVLNVQKLTGHWSEEVQVVAYLDASAQPGFLKALQADVEGMPRVQGVSLVTPQEAFERFRKRLGADGTLLEGLENDFLPASLEISLQPEHRNQEGMAALVESLKQKPGLSDLRYGRDWLQRFESLVGLLKLFGAVFGGFLLFAALFIVSNTIKITLYAHRDELEVMALVGGTPLFIKTPFLLEAALQGLIGGLVALVVSYSLFQLFLREGMSALLMLPGSEGISFLPFAHQLFLVASGVLLGLCGSLLSLRKLVRL; this comes from the coding sequence GTGGTGGAGCGATTTATCTATTTTTCCCGGCGGGCTTTGCGCAACATGCGGCAAAGCCCGTTTCTGTGCGCCGCCGCCGTGGGAACCATGGCTGTCTCCCTTTCCCTGGTGGCTTTTTTCGCCCTCGTAGTTCTCAATGTCCAGAAGCTGACCGGTCACTGGAGCGAGGAGGTTCAGGTCGTAGCCTATCTCGACGCTTCCGCCCAGCCGGGCTTTCTGAAGGCCTTGCAGGCCGATGTCGAGGGGATGCCACGGGTGCAGGGGGTTTCCCTCGTCACCCCGCAGGAGGCTTTCGAGCGTTTTCGCAAAAGGCTCGGAGCCGACGGCACGCTTCTCGAGGGACTTGAGAACGACTTCCTGCCAGCCTCTCTGGAGATTTCCCTTCAGCCAGAGCACCGCAACCAGGAGGGGATGGCCGCTTTGGTGGAGAGCCTGAAGCAGAAGCCCGGCTTGTCCGACCTCCGCTATGGTCGGGACTGGCTTCAGCGCTTCGAATCCCTGGTGGGCCTGTTGAAGCTTTTCGGTGCGGTTTTCGGAGGGTTTCTCCTGTTCGCCGCCTTGTTCATCGTCTCCAACACCATCAAGATCACGCTCTATGCCCACCGGGACGAGCTTGAGGTCATGGCCCTGGTCGGAGGCACTCCCCTCTTTATCAAGACCCCATTTCTGCTCGAGGCGGCTCTGCAGGGACTGATAGGCGGCCTGGTGGCGCTCGTGGTCTCCTATTCCCTTTTTCAGCTCTTCCTGCGAGAGGGCATGAGCGCCCTCCTGATGCTTCCCGGGTCGGAGGGGATCTCTTTTCTGCCCTTTGCGCACCAACTGTTCCTGGTGGCCTCAGGGGTTCTGCTCGGGCTGTGCGGCAGTCTCTTGTCTCTGCGCAAACTGGTGCGCCTCTAA
- a CDS encoding peptidoglycan DD-metalloendopeptidase family protein: MGEAERELARIGDRIARLKKRLAALEGEIADVGRDLAKGREKIRGLEGQVRKRLIALYKTGGTGMLSVLFSAETPARMAEDREFLCRIVRQDRVLLAEFRLRLDELEAARVRLDGLKRQQGAALDDLDRDRQRLAQVRKKREWLLARVRSDRAELSRQLEAMQERAARVGALIKKLESDKSRQYTDLTGEFASQKGRLPWPAKGDLRTGFGAWRHPELGTLHDSQGIEISAAGGQPIEAVWDGQVIFANWFKGYGQLIILDHGSGYYSLYAQASRLNRKVGDRVKRGAALGFTGEDGGDGVYFEIRHRGVPLDPTAWLAPH, from the coding sequence TTGGGCGAAGCAGAGAGGGAACTGGCCCGCATCGGCGACCGTATCGCCCGGCTCAAAAAACGGCTGGCGGCCCTGGAGGGGGAGATCGCCGACGTCGGCCGGGACTTGGCAAAGGGGCGGGAGAAGATCAGGGGGCTCGAGGGGCAGGTTCGCAAGCGCCTGATCGCTCTCTACAAAACCGGTGGGACGGGGATGCTCTCTGTCCTGTTCTCTGCGGAGACCCCGGCCCGGATGGCCGAGGATCGTGAGTTCCTGTGCCGCATCGTGCGCCAGGATCGCGTTCTGCTCGCAGAGTTTCGGCTGCGCCTTGACGAACTTGAAGCGGCCCGGGTCAGGCTCGATGGTCTGAAGAGGCAGCAGGGAGCGGCCCTGGACGATCTGGACCGGGACCGGCAACGCCTTGCCCAGGTGCGCAAAAAGAGGGAGTGGTTGCTGGCCCGGGTGCGCAGCGACCGGGCCGAGCTTTCCCGACAGTTGGAGGCCATGCAGGAGAGGGCCGCCCGGGTCGGGGCCCTGATCAAAAAGCTTGAATCGGATAAGAGCCGGCAGTATACTGATTTAACTGGAGAATTCGCCAGCCAGAAGGGGCGTTTGCCGTGGCCCGCCAAGGGGGATCTGCGAACCGGGTTCGGCGCCTGGCGCCATCCCGAACTCGGCACCCTTCACGACAGCCAGGGGATTGAAATATCCGCCGCCGGCGGACAGCCCATCGAGGCCGTCTGGGACGGGCAGGTCATTTTTGCCAACTGGTTCAAGGGCTACGGCCAGCTTATTATTCTTGACCACGGCAGCGGCTACTACAGCCTCTACGCGCAGGCCTCCCGACTGAACCGGAAAGTCGGAGACCGGGTAAAGCGCGGGGCGGCTCTCGGCTTTACCGGAGAGGACGGCGGCGACGGCGTTTATTTTGAAATCCGCCACCGGGGCGTCCCCCTCGACCCGACCGCCTGGCTCGCCCCTCATTAG
- a CDS encoding PilN domain-containing protein encodes MKLTLNLASLTYVNRRALYTLYTVLLGALALVLVINLSYYIRLQGQSRQVKAHLAEVEAELESLKDGEGGKIRAEDFQRLEDQVAFANELLDKDSFRWTELLGRLEEVTIEGVSLRSIQPDYQTGSLNLRAAAKDVGILRDFLDSLIASPHFSYVYLLNQAEAEVKDNRGRERKAIDFSLLVKGAF; translated from the coding sequence ATGAAACTGACCCTGAATCTCGCCAGCCTGACCTATGTCAATCGGCGGGCGCTTTATACCCTTTATACCGTTCTGCTCGGGGCCCTGGCCCTGGTGTTGGTCATCAACCTGAGCTATTACATTCGGTTGCAGGGTCAGAGCCGCCAGGTGAAGGCCCATCTGGCCGAGGTGGAGGCGGAACTGGAGAGCCTCAAGGATGGCGAGGGGGGAAAGATCCGCGCCGAGGATTTCCAGCGACTGGAGGATCAGGTGGCCTTCGCCAATGAACTTCTGGATAAGGACAGTTTCCGTTGGACCGAACTTCTGGGGCGCCTGGAAGAGGTAACCATCGAGGGCGTCAGCCTGCGATCCATCCAGCCCGATTACCAGACCGGGTCGCTGAATCTGCGGGCGGCGGCGAAGGATGTCGGCATACTGAGGGACTTTTTGGACAGCCTTATCGCTTCGCCGCATTTCAGCTATGTCTACCTGCTGAACCAGGCCGAGGCCGAGGTCAAGGACAACCGGGGACGGGAACGGAAGGCGATCGATTTTTCCCTCCTGGTGAAGGGGGCCTTTTAG